The Nostoc sp. 'Lobaria pulmonaria (5183) cyanobiont' genome window below encodes:
- a CDS encoding cyanophycinase, whose protein sequence is MPQLQAKSLEMRTPQATKTAVLVIGGAEDKVHGREILRTFFGRAGASKAYITIIPSASREPAIIGGRYIRIFEEMGAQKVEILDIREREQCEASQIKASLEACSGVFLTGGDQLRLCGVLADTPAMEIIRQRVRAGQLTLAGTSAGAAVMGHHMIAGGGSGEAPNRSLVDMATGLGFIPEVIVDQHFHNRNRMGRLISAIAAHPDRLGIGIDEDTCAVFERDGWLQVMGKGSVTIVDPTELTHTNEPHVGANEPLTVHNLRLHILSYGDRFHLYQRTVLPAVHRISS, encoded by the coding sequence ATGCCGCAATTACAAGCTAAATCGCTAGAAATGAGGACACCCCAAGCAACTAAAACCGCCGTTCTGGTTATCGGAGGTGCAGAAGATAAAGTTCATGGGCGCGAAATCCTACGAACTTTTTTTGGACGTGCCGGTGCTAGTAAGGCTTATATTACAATTATTCCATCTGCCTCTCGCGAACCTGCCATCATCGGTGGTCGGTATATTCGCATTTTTGAAGAAATGGGTGCCCAGAAGGTAGAGATTTTAGACATCCGCGAACGAGAACAGTGTGAAGCCTCCCAGATCAAAGCATCCTTAGAAGCCTGTAGTGGGGTATTTTTGACAGGAGGAGACCAACTGCGTCTTTGTGGGGTATTGGCAGATACGCCAGCAATGGAAATTATTCGCCAGCGGGTGAGGGCGGGGCAACTTACGTTAGCAGGCACTAGTGCAGGAGCGGCGGTGATGGGGCATCACATGATTGCTGGCGGCGGTAGTGGAGAGGCGCCCAATCGTTCCCTAGTCGATATGGCAACGGGTTTGGGATTTATTCCGGAAGTAATCGTTGACCAACACTTTCACAACCGTAATCGCATGGGGCGACTGATTAGTGCGATCGCAGCTCATCCCGATCGCTTAGGTATTGGCATTGACGAAGATACTTGTGCAGTGTTTGAACGTGATGGTTGGCTACAAGTTATGGGTAAAGGTAGTGTCACCATTGTTGATCCCACCGAGCTGACCCATACCAACGAACCCCATGTCGGTGCTAATGAACCGTTAACCGTGCATAATTTACGTCTCCATATCCTCAGCTACGGCGATCGCTTCCACTTGTACCAGCGGACTGTATTACCTGCTGTACACCGAATCTCCAGCTGA